From the Candidatus Liberibacter asiaticus genome, the window AAATGATCCCTGCGACAAATGTTTAAATATTGACTAGATGGTATAAATGACATCAACTCTTGTGGAGAACCCGCTAAATCATCCTGAGATCCCACTGCAATTAACACTGGCACATCAATACGATATAAATCATCTTGACAAAAGGGCTTTCTAATCATCGAAAGACATGAAGCCAGTGCTTTTAAATCATTTCCAGGATCAAGATCAGCAAATTTTCTAAACTTCTTTCCCAAAGGATTCTGCACTTCATCAATAGATGGAAGCAAAAAAGAATCGATTAAGGATTGCCAATCAACAACATCCGAATCATATAGAACACTTCCCACTCCGCCCAAAATAACGGAACGTACATAAGATGGATAAAATAACACCATTGAACATGCTATACGTGCACCCATAGAATACCCCATAACATGTACCTTACTAATACCGAGATGCTCCAGAAGAGACACAGCATCTGCTGCCATGAAAACAAGACGATAATCATTCTCAATATATGATTTATCGCTCTTTCCATGCCCTAAATTATCAAAGGCAATAACTCGGAAACCCTGATCACACAAGAGCTGTATCCAACCCGAAAACAACCAATTAGTTTGGACAGAAGAAGCAAGTCCGTGAATCAATAAGATAGTTGGAGCATCTTTATCCCCCACATCATAAAACGCAAATTGGTATTTTCTCCAAGAACGGAAAAATTTAACTTCATTCATCATAAATATTTCTCTCGCTCATCATACTTTACCTTTAAAGTGATCAATGTTAAAAATACAGTATACAATTTAGCTTAATAGTTGCAATGTCTTGGCCAATATAGATGATCGATAAATTAAGGAAAAAATATATGGTTGACCATCCTATTCCTCATTTCCAAAATGATCGCGGGCATAGTAGGATAAAAATAGGCGTTAAAAAATTTATGTGCGCGGGAACGTCCCCTCCCTTAGATCATCCTCACGTTTTTATCAACATGGGAGAGGAAAACGAAAAGCATTGCCCTTATTGTTCGACGCTTTATCATTTTGATTCTTCACTTGATTCAAAAGAAACATTGCCCGTAGGATGCCTTCTATCTCTTTAGAAAATATGCTGTTAAAGGAAGTTTCTCATTATAAAAGATTCACCATCTATAGTGATAATCGGAGCAGGAATATCTGGATTAACTCTTGCTGCTTCTCTGGGTCATCGTGGAATACAGTCTTGCGTCCTTGAAAAAAAAGATCAGCTGTCCGACAGTGGATTTGGCATACAAATCTCTCCTAATGCTTCGCGCATACTTAAAAGAATCGGTATCCTAGATCAATTAGAGGATATCTGGATTGAGCCAGAAGACTTTGTTTTCCGCTCTGGATCTACCCTTAAAGAATTAAGCCGTTTCTCTTGTAAAAACTACTCACGCAATAACTGGGGAGGAATTTATGGGGTGGTAAAACGGCATACATTGCAAAAAATACTGTTGAATCATATCCAAACACAACCTTTAGCAAGATTACATTTATCAACTCATATCACCCATCCTGACTGTACTCAAATCTCTAAAATAAACAATCAGAAACCTGATTTACTGGTGGGAGCTGATGGGCTAAATTCGAATATACGACACTATATAGACACGCAACCTATAACATTTTCAGGAGATGTCGTCTTGCGTTGTCTGATTCCACAAAATAATGCCCCTGAATTTATTGATTTTCAATCCGTTAACATATTCTTCGGACCCGATTCCCATTTGGTTACCTATCCATTGCGAGAAGATAACACAATCAATATGGTTTTTGTCAGCAGCAAACATACCCTGAAAGACATCTCTTTCTTAAAAAGAAGCGAAATACATAAGGAATGGTTTGTAAAACATTTAACCAATTGGCATCAAGAAATAATCCAGCTAATTTTACAAATAAATGATACCCATCTCTACCCTCTATTTGAATGCGAATGTAAACATTGGCATAATAAAAAAAATGCAGTCCTAATTGGTGATGCAGCACATACATTATTACCTTTTGCCGCTCAAGGAGCCAATATGGCAATTGAAGATGCTTATGCTTTGTCCTATCTCCTCGGCAAAAAAACAATCCCCGCCGCTATTTCCGCCTATCAAAAAGTACGCGCTGTACGAGTGAAAAGAATTCGCTATCGTACAAAGTTAAATCAGCTACTGTTCCACATGCATAGACCAGCTAGTCTCTTCAGAAATGCTGGTCTCCGCTTAGGAATTCACAAACCCTTGCATAAGAGTTTAGATTGGATCTATCAATATAAAATACCCGAATAAATACAGCAACATTCTTCTAGATTTAGAGATCAATAGATTAACTACCATCCTCACCAGTGCTTCTAT encodes:
- a CDS encoding alpha/beta fold hydrolase, with amino-acid sequence MMNEVKFFRSWRKYQFAFYDVGDKDAPTILLIHGLASSVQTNWLFSGWIQLLCDQGFRVIAFDNLGHGKSDKSYIENDYRLVFMAADAVSLLEHLGISKVHVMGYSMGARIACSMVLFYPSYVRSVILGGVGSVLYDSDVVDWQSLIDSFLLPSIDEVQNPLGKKFRKFADLDPGNDLKALASCLSMIRKPFCQDDLYRIDVPVLIAVGSQDDLAGSPQELMSFIPSSQYLNICRRDHLLAVGDKQFKQGVVNFYANELRA
- a CDS encoding FAD-dependent monooxygenase — encoded protein: MIIGAGISGLTLAASLGHRGIQSCVLEKKDQLSDSGFGIQISPNASRILKRIGILDQLEDIWIEPEDFVFRSGSTLKELSRFSCKNYSRNNWGGIYGVVKRHTLQKILLNHIQTQPLARLHLSTHITHPDCTQISKINNQKPDLLVGADGLNSNIRHYIDTQPITFSGDVVLRCLIPQNNAPEFIDFQSVNIFFGPDSHLVTYPLREDNTINMVFVSSKHTLKDISFLKRSEIHKEWFVKHLTNWHQEIIQLILQINDTHLYPLFECECKHWHNKKNAVLIGDAAHTLLPFAAQGANMAIEDAYALSYLLGKKTIPAAISAYQKVRAVRVKRIRYRTKLNQLLFHMHRPASLFRNAGLRLGIHKPLHKSLDWIYQYKIPE
- a CDS encoding zinc-finger domain-containing protein, which produces MVDHPIPHFQNDRGHSRIKIGVKKFMCAGTSPPLDHPHVFINMGEENEKHCPYCSTLYHFDSSLDSKETLPVGCLLSL